CTCCTGTACACAGGGGTCGGCGGGAGCCTGCTGGCGGTCATCGTCGGCACGTTCATCACCGGGATGGGCAGTGACGCGGTTCACCCCGATACCGGGAATCAGCTGAGCTTCGATATCGCAACCGGAGCTTGGTACGGCTTCACCGGACAGGGCGGGCCGCTCGCCGAGATGCTGCCGCTCATGCCGTTGTTCCCACTCTTGTTCCTCACCATCGCGTGTGGGACCATCAGCGGCTTCCACTCGCTGGTGTCCTCGGGGACGACCTCGAAACAACTGAACAAGGAAACCGACGCCAAACTGATCGGCTACGGCGGGATGCTCGCGGAGGGACTGCTCGCGGCAGTCGCCCTCTGTGCGGTGACGATCGTCGCGATTCCCGCTGCTGACGGCGGGATCGGTCTCGCGTTGCCGAACTTCGCGACCGGCGGTGGGGCGATCCTCACCGCGCTCGGCATTCCGTTCGAGTACGCCGCGCCGTTCATGGCGCTCGTGCTCGCGAGTTTCCTGTTGACGAGCATGGACACGGCCGTTCGACTGGGCCGGTACATGTTAGAGGAGATCGTCGGCACGCCGGAAACGCCGGTCGAAGAGTACGCATCTAACCGCTACATCAACACGACGTTCATCGCGATCGCGGCGTTCCTCCTGCTCGGTAGCGGTCGATGGGAGGACCTCTGGACGCTGTTCGGCGGCGCGAACCAGCTGCTGGCGTCGCTGGCGCTGCTCTCTGGCACCGTCTGGCTGGCCAACTGGAGCAAATCCAAGCAGCTGATCTCGACCGGCGGTCCGATGGTGTTGATGGGCTTCATCACGGTGATCGGTCTCAGCTGGGTCGGGATCTATCAGATCCTGGCCGGCCGGCTGCTCGGTATCACTGCCGAGGCGGAGACGGGACTGGTCGGGCAGCTGTCGGCGGTCGCCCAGATCATCATCATCGCGATCCTGCTCTACCTCGCGCTCTCGCTGTTCAAGATCGGCTACGACAACATGCAGACGGCTCGAGAGACCGGTGACGGCGTTGCAGCCGACGTGAGTACGGACGACGACTGATCGCGACTCGACGTCGCGATTTCGACTGCGATTTTGCTTTTTTGACTCGAGTAAGAGCGACTGTAACAGCTCGTCGCGCGGATTCGAAGCGAAAAAGACGACCGTCGCGTGGTGGTCGCGACTACAGCTGTAACCGTCGGGAGATCAGGTCGAGAATGCCCGGCTCCTCGCGTTCGATCGAGTCCCAAAGGCGAAAGGCGGTCGCGACGTCGGCGTTCTCGCTCGCGACGAGAGCCTCGCTCTCGGGGGAGACGACGGCCAGATTGATCTCGTAGTGGCCGTGGTAGCCGTACTTCAGCAGCGTTCTCCCGTCGAATCCCGAGACGCGGTCGCGGACTTCGTCGGGGATCGAGGGTGCGACCGCGACGAACGTAAAGTCCGTCGAGAAGTGTTCCTCGTCGGGATCGATCCACTCGTCGGCCAGCCGCTCGCCGAGGTCGACGAACCGGTCGAGCGTCCGGTCGTCGACCCGGTCGACCCGTCTGACGAACAGGTGTTCGGTCGACTCGTGTTCAGCCAGCGACAGCGCGGGATGGAGGAAGTGTTTCTTGCTCGAGAGCGCCATCTGGCCGTACAGCGTGAACGTCTCACCCTCGACCGAGTAGTCCTTCTCGAGGTCGTAGTTGTGCATGAGTCGGTCGCTCACCCGATCGACGTACTCGTCGTCCCAGTCGGGAACGCCCTCGAGCGTCTCGCTCGGGGGCGTTTCGGCGTCCGAACTCGACGGTGCGGTCTTGAGCGGCTCTCCGGCGGTCTCGCCGTCGTCGGGGTCGCGTGTGCGGTCACTCATATCGGTCACCGGTTCGATCGTTCAGAGCGTGCCAGCCGAGGGGTGGCGACTCGGCGCGTGGCCGGTCCATGTGGGCTGATGGCACGACGACTCCAAAAGTCCGTCGGCACCGCTCCGCGGATGGATGCCTCCGTGATAGCACTTAAGCCTCCGTATCGCCAATATGGGACCACTATGGCCAAAGACCGCGAAGCGTGCGGCCGCTGTTCGATGTCGGTCGCCACCGAGGTCGCGAACGCAGACCGGTCCGCCGAGGAGCGGGCCGATCGAGATCCGTACGGCGAGCACCGGATCGAGGTCGACGAAGACCAATTGCGAACGTTCTCGCCGGGCGCGTGGCTCTCGGGCGTCTCGAGCCGTCTCGACGACGCCGCTCAGCGCGTGATCTGGGGACGGTAGTCCGAACCGACGAGACGCGACGGTGACTCGAGCGGCTAGCACTTGTTCAGGCGGCCGACACTCGTGGCGTTTCCACGAGCGGAGAATACGCTTTTCGTCGTCGGTACGGATTACTCTCGAGAGCCTCAGTTCGTCGTGATGACTTCGATCACGTCCCGCGACTCGACCTCGTAGTCCTTGCCGAGTTGCCGGTTCGATCGGCAGTCAATGGCGTGGAGGAAGCCGTCGCCGATATCGGAGTGGAGGCTGTACGCGAAGTCCTCTGCGGTCGAGTTCGGCGGGATCAGATAGCAGTCGGGGAGCACCTCGCCGCGTTCGTTGCCGAGGCCGTTCGCGCCGCCGGGGAATACCGGCGTTACTTCGAGGACGTCGAACAGCGCGGTCTCGATGGCCGCCTGCACGCCGCTCGCGCCGTACTCGGAGAGGAAGTCGCGGATCTGCTCTAACCCCTGTTCTTGCTCGTCCGAGATGTCGCCGACGATCTCGAAGTCCTCGTCGCCGGGTCGGTAGTCGACGACGCCCGCCTGATCCGCCGATTTGAGCGCCTTCTCGGCGTGGGCGCTGCAGGGGACGATCGTCAGGTGCTCGTACTCCGGATCGTTCGTGATCTCCTCGTAGTTGTCCTGGGCTTCGGGCGTGTCCATCTTGTTCGCCGCGATGACCATCGGCTTGGTCTCCTTGCGGATCTCGCGGGCCAACTCGAGTTTGTCCGCGTCCTCCCACCCCTCGGGGTCGAAGCCGACATCCGTGCGCCGAATGAGTCGCTTGATCTCGTCCTCGTTGGTCTTGAACGCGCTCATCTGGACGGCGAGTTCCTCCTCGATGGCGTCGTCTTCGGTCGTGTAGCCGGAGGCGTAGCGGTCGATCCCTTTCTCGAGGACGCCGAGATACCACTGGTCGAGTTCTTCCTCTAAGAAGGCGATGTCCTTGCGCGGATCGTGGCCCTCGGTGGGTTCGCCTTCGAGGTCGGTCTCACCGGAGAAGTCGACGACGTGGACGAGCACGTCGGTCTCGTTTAAGTCCGAGAGGAACTGGTTCCCGAGACCGTTACCCTCGTGAGCGCCGGGGATCAGCCCGGCGACGTCGACGAGTTTCGTCGGGACGAAGCGGGTACCGTGGTCGCAGTAGCCGACGTTCGGGGTACACTCCTCGTCGAACTCGGGGGCGGCGCAGTCGACGCGCACGTAGGCCTCGCCCACGCTGGGGTCGATGGTCGTGAAGGGGTAGGCGCCTTCGGGAACGTCGTTCATCGTCGCTGCATTGAAGAAGGAGGACTTGCCGACGGAGGGTTTGCCGACGAGTCCGATCCGATAGCTCGTACTCATTATCTGTCCCTCGAGCGGCCCGGCTAAACGGGTTTCCTTCCGTTTCGAGAATGCTACGTGTGACCCTGCCATACAGTTATTCGAACCGCCGGCCGCTCGGCGACCGTCGCACTAAACGGGTACGACGCAGGCGCTCTCGGGCACGTCGTTCATCGTCGCCGTCGCAGAATCGCACAGCGATTCTGCGGCCCGTCAGCGCGAAGCGCTGACGACGGCATTGAAGAAGGAGGACTTGCTGACGGAGGGTTTGCCGACGAGTCCGATTCGGTAACTCGTACTCATTGTCCGTCCCACGAGCGGGGCCACTAAACGGGTTTCCTTCCGCTCTCGCAGTGTGATGCGTGTACGTGGCACAGGAATCGGTCGGCTGCACATGGCTCGAGACCATCGTTCGTCGGCGCCGTCGTCGCACTGTTTCGTACTCTCGCACTGTCCCGTCTCCGGCAGTCGGTTAGAGCCGTTCGCTCTCGTCTGCATCTCGGATGCGCCACCAGTGGACCAACAGCCCGACGCCGGCCACGAAGAGTCCGAGACTGAGGAGGTCGATAATCGTGGCCACACCGCCACTGAAGGCGGTGACGACCTGGAGGAGACTCCACGCCAGCCACATGAGCGCGCCACCGCCAGCCAGAGACAGTTCTCGTCGGGTGATCCGCTCGCGGTCGTATCGGTACAGTGCGACGCCAATCGCAACGATCCAGGCTACAACGAAGACAGCACCGAGCGCCGCACTCGAGAGTCCGAGTGTCTCGGGAATGCTCATTAGTCTCGGTTCGAGAACGTATCGACACGTGTTAAAGATGTTGGTGACGATGAACGACGGAGTCGGTGTCGTTCCCGCGAACTCCCTGTGGGGCCTTCCCAATCGTGATACCACGACCCTCGCAACCCTTATCTGGGGGCCATCCATACGTTTGGTTGTAATGGCAAACGGTAAGGTTGATTTCTTCAACGACACAGGCGGCTACGGTTTCATTGAGACGGACGATGCGGACGATGACGTTTTCTTCCACATGGAAGACGTTGGCGGTCCGGACCTCGAGGAAGGCACAGAGATCGAATTCGATATCGAACAGGCCCCCAAGGGTCCGCGCGCGACCAACGTCGAGCGTCTATAATATCGGTTTCACGTCGCCTTCGGGCGACGCTGACTACTAATTCATTTTTCGCACCGCTACACTCCAGCCACTGGTGACTCCGTCGCTCGAGCCGTGCTCCGGTGGTCAGCGCCGGCTGTGAGAGACGGACGAGCGACGGTCGCTCTCGGCTCCGAAATCAGTATCCCTATCACGAATCGGTACTGACGGGAGTCCATGAAGGTCGGCGCACACGTCTCAATCTCCGGCTCGCGCGTCTCGTCCGACGACGAAACACCGCCGTACGACGACATGCGGAACGCGATTCACCGACAACTCGCCTTCGGCGGCAACTGCGGCCAGGTCTTTACGACTTCGCCGCAGGTCTGGGCCCAGCCCGAACTCAGCGACGAGGCCGCCGAGGGCTTTCGGGAAGAAACCGACGAACAACTCGAGGGGCCGTGGGTGATCCACTCGTCTTACTTGGTCAACCTCTGTACCCCTAAAGACGACCTCCGCCGGAAGTCCAAGGAGAGCATGCAGGCTGAGCTCGATGCAGCCGAGCGCCTCGACATTCCGTACGTCAACGTCCACCTCGGCGCGCACACGGGAGCCGGCGTCGAGGGTGGCCTCGACAACGCGGCGAGTCTGATCGACGAACTCGAGGTTCCCGATGGCGTCGAGATTCTCATCGAGTCCGACGCGGGCAGCGGCACAAAACTCGGCGGCGAGTTCGCCCACCTCGCGGGGATCATCGAACGAACCGAGACCGAGATCGGCATTTGTATCGACACCGCCCACACGCTGGTCGCGGGCAACGACCTGACGACGCCCGAAGCGGTCGACGAGACCGTGGGACGATTCGACGACGAAGTGGGCCTCGAGTACCTCAAATACATCCACCTCAACGACTCGAAACACGACGTCGGCACCCACAAGGACGAACACGCCCACGTCGGCGAGGGCTACATCGGCGAGGACGGCATGAAGGCAATCGTGAACCACCCGGATCTGCGTGAACTGCCGTTCGCGCTCGAGACGCCCACCGAGGACGGCCGCGGCTTCGCGTGGAACATCGAGAAGGTGAAAGAGCTGCGCGACTCGGAGTGAGCGGAGCGAACGAGAGTCGCGAGATTGGGAGCGGTGCGGCCAGCGAGCCGCGTAAGCGTCTCGAGATTCGAACGCGTCTTTTTCCACCGAATTACGGTACTTCCGACGGGAGCGTAGCGAGATACGTGCCCGCGAATACGACACCGAGAAACGGCGGCAGGATCGTTCCGACGAGGATCGGCACCGAGATCTCGATCCCGCCGTAAAGATCCACTACCGTAATCGCGGTCAGTACCGGTGCGACGAGCGCGGCGAACACGAGTAACACGCCGGCGAACACGTACCCCCACCGCCGCTCCCGCCAGAGCCAGCGGGCGCTGATGGCGAGGGCGGGGACGAGAACGCCGAGATCGACGACGTAGGTGTACGCGGCTTCGTCGCCGAGTTGATCGATCGCCGACGGAAGCGTCCCCGCACTGAGAGCGGGAAGGATGTCCGACAGCCACATGGCCGCGAGTCCGACCGCGGCGACCGCGAGGAATCCCGCGTAGACGCGTACCGGCAGCGCACCGCGTGCTGCGTCGCCGATTGCGGTCGCGTCCGTTCTGGCGGAGCCGCTGATCAGCGTAAACGTCGAGAGGGCGAAGAGCGCGACGTAGCCGAGGAAGAACTCGTTGTACGCGACGACGAACGCGTAATGCGTCCACATGTACGTCATGAACGCGAGCGAGCCGAGCCACGCGATGCGACCGCGTACCGACCCGCGCGTCGCGTACAGTAGGCTGATCGCGAGCACGGGAACGCCGATTACGAGGACGACGGCGTCCTGTGCGTGTATTCGCAGCAGTTCCCCAGCGGGCTCGGCGTAGTGACCGTCCCGGAACAAACCGAGAAGGCACGACGTACTCGCGAGCGCGAGGATCGCCACCGAGGATGCAACCTCCCAACGGTTCGGCGAGGCATTCATGCGAGATCACTCTCGAGCGAAATACGCGCCGAAGAGCAGCGGTGCGGCGAGCAGCGTTATCGGGACGACGATCCAAACCTGCCCCCCGAGCACGTCGTACTGTGCGATAGTCTCGCTGACGGGAACTCCCTCGAGGTAGCCGATCAGGAACTCGAAGCCGACCGTCAACACGACCCAGATCATTCCGACGAGTAGTCGTTCCGTTCGAGTGTAGTCGATCGACGTATATGCGAAATAGCCGGCCGAAACGGCGAGAATCGCGACGACCAGGAGGGCCGTACTGAGTAGATGGCCGGGATACGTTCCGATCCGCGGAATGAGCATCGTCTCCCTGAAGATCCCGTTGATGACGGCGAGGACGGCCATCACTACCCAGAGGCCGAGCGGGTAGACGATGGCCGTCGGCTGTACGGAGTGGCGCTGTGCGGCCGGCGTCTGGCTCGGCGAACCCATGTTCCCACGGTTACGCCGAGGTGCCTGAAAAATCGACGGGGTCCGCCGTCGACCGACGTATCGGATCGAACTACGCCACTCGAGCGAGTGAAACGAACGAGCGCAGTGTCGCTGCGGGCGGCGAGCGGCGCGATCCGTAGCCCATCGTGCATCGGTCGGTATCGCGTTTGCGACTGTCAGAGGAAGGTATAGGATTCGCCGCTGCTAACGGTCAGATATGAGCGACCCTAACAGGACGCCAGCACTCGGGATCGGACTCGGAATCGCCCTCGTCGCCGTGGGTATCGGTGCCTATGTGCTCTCCGACTTCGCGAGCGTCACGGCGCTCATTCCGGCCGTCTTCGGCGTCGCCATCGCGGTGCTCGGCGTTGTCGGTTGGCAAACGGATCGCCAACGGCTCGCGATCTACGGAATCGGCGCACTCGCGTTGCTCGGCGTGTTGGGGTCCGCTCGCGGGATTCCGGACGTCGTCGCGCTGCTGACGCGGGGGGCGGTCGAGTCGACCGTCGCCGCCGTTGCACAGGGATCGATGATCCTCATCGGGCTCGTCCTGCTCGTCGCCGTGGGACGAGACCTGCGGAACAATTCTCGATAAGGTGATCTTCGGCCACGCCGGCCAGAACCGCGAATCGACCCGTTTTTACTCGACCCATTCGTACCCCGTCCCGTGCGCGAGTTCTCCGAATCCTACCTCGAGCGGACCCGCGAGGGTATGTGGGACGACTCCCGCGAGGCCCTCGAGCCGCTCGCTCTCGAGACCAGGTCCCGAATCCTCGATGTCGGTTGTGGCACCGGCGAACTGAGCCGCGTCCTGCGCGAAGAGGCGGCAGACGACGCCACGGTGGTCGGCTGTGATGTCGACCTCGATCTGCTCGCGGCCGCAGCCGATCGCGATTCGGCTGGCAACTCGATCCCGCTTGTCGCCGGCGACGCCCTCCGATTACCGTTTCCCGACGATACCTTCGACCTCGTGGTCTGTCAGGCACTGTTGATCAACCTCCCCGATCCCTCCGCCGCGCTCTGCGAGTTCGCGCGCGTCTCGACCGACCTCGTCGCGGCCGTCGAACCCGACAACGCCGCCGTCGAGATCGATTCGAGCGTCGAGCGCGAAGGTCGACTCGAGCGCCGGGCCCGACGAGCCTACCTCGCGGGCGTCTCAACCGATGTCGCGCTCGGCGCCGACGCTCGCGAGGCGTTCGAGCGAGCGGGCCTCGAGGTGTGCGAGACCCAGCGGTACGACCACGTTCGGACGGTCGCCCCACCCTACAGCGAGGGGGCGCTGCTCGCGGCCCGGCGGAAGGCGACCGGGGCGGGGCTGGCCGACGATCGGGAGACGATGCTCTCGGGGGCGTTGAGCGAGTCCGGGTACGACGACCTCCGAAGCGCGTGGCGGGAGATGGGTCGAGACGTGATCGAACAGATGGAGTCGCGGGAGTATCGCCGCGAGGAAGCGGTTCCGTTTTTCGTCGTCGTCGGCCGCGTCTAGCTCGACGGATCCACCCCGTATCAGTCGTGCCCGGCGTCGCCTTCGGAACGGTAACCGACGAGAGAGACGAGGACGCCGGTGAACCCGATCGTGACGAGCAGCATGCCGGTGACGATGTCGATGACCGAAAGCAGGGCGAGCACCGACCCCGTCATCACGAGAGCGAGATTGGCGATCATCGCAGTACGCGGCGAACGGATCCGGTCGGCGAGTGACGGCGCGCTCATACCGCCGACACTGGACCCGACGGATATAGCCGTTCTCCTCGAGGCTCGGCCTGGGAGAGATGTCGGGCCGTCGGTCGGATCGAGCCGACCGATTTCCGCGGACAGTGTCGTCGGGTTACATGTACTTCGGCGACTAACAACTCGGTATGGCCGCAATCGAACTCGAGGGACTCACGAAGGATTACGGGGAGGTGCTCGCCAACGACGACGTGACGTTTTCCGTCGAGCGCGGCGAAATATTCGGCTATCTCGGCCCGAACGGAGCCGGGAAGACGACGACGATTCGGACGCTGCTCGGCCTCCTCTCGCCGACCGATGGCTCGGCCCGACTGCTCGGTCACGACATCGCCGACGAGGGCGAACTCATCGAGGCCAAACGCCGCCTCGGCTACCTCCCCGACAGTCCCGCGTTCGACGAGACCGCGACGGGCCGGGAGGTCCTCGAGTTACACGCCTCGATCAAGGGCGACGAGCGCAGCGACGAATTGCTCGAGCTGTTCGACCCGCCGCTCGATCGCCTGGTCCGGGACTACTCCCGCGGCAACGTCCGAAAGCTCGGGCTCGTGACGACGTTCATGCACGAACCGGAGCTGGTGATCCTCGACGAGCCGACGGGCGGGCTCGACCCGCTGATGCAACACCGGTTCGCCGAGTTCCTTCGCGACGAGCGAGAACGGGGCGTAACTGTCTTCTTTTCCTCGCACATTCTCGGCGAGGTGCGCCGGCTCTGCGATCGAGTGGGAATAATCCGCAACGGCCGACTCGTCACGGTCGAACCCGTCGAATCCCTGCTCGACCGCAGCGGAAAGGTGGTCCGGCTGCGCGCCGCCGATCCGATCCCGCGCGACACCCTCGAGATCGACGGCGTCCACGACCTCGAGGCGACGCTGGATCGCGGCGCGGACTCGAGTAGGGAATCCGCTCGTGACGACTCGAAATCGACGTTTACGGAGTGTACGTTTACGTTCACCGGCGACGTTAATGCGTTGCTCGAGCGCCTACGGGAGTATCCCTTGCTCGACCTCTCGATCGAGGAAGCGCCGCTCGAGGACGTGTTTATGCGATTTTACGGCGGCGAGGTGGACGGGGAAGAGAGCACCGCGGCCGGTCGTCAGGGGACCCCCACGGAGGTGACCGACGATGTTTGAACTCACCCGCTACGACGGTCGCCACCGTCTGAAGGGCAGCGTCTACCTCTCGATTGCGATGTCGCTGCTGGCGGTCGTCGTGATCTGGATCTACCCCTCGTTCAGCGGCTCCTTCGAGAACGTCGACGAGGAGTTCCTGCAGGCCTATCCCGACCAGATCATCCAGATGTTCAACATTCAGACGATGGCTTCCCTCGAGGGCTTTCTCGCGTTCGAGCTCTACGTCTTCGGGTGGATCATCCTGCTCGGGCTCTATCTGGCGTACCTCGCGGCTGGAGCGATCGCCGGCGACGTCGAGTGCGGTCGGATGGACATCCTGCTCTCGATGCCCATTTCGCGGGCCCGAACTGTCGGCGAGAAGTTCGCCTCGCTCGCCGTTCCCATCGTCGTCGTCAACCTCATCACGCCGTTCGTCGTTTACGTGGCGGCGGTTCTGGTCGGCGAGCCGCTTTCGGCCGCGGATCTGGCGGCCGTCCACCTCCTCTCGATTCCGTACCTGTTCGCCTGCGCCGGCATCGGGCTGATCGCCTCCGTCGCTGTCGACCGGACGAGCATCGCCCAGCGAATCGCCCTCGGCGTCACGTTCGGGCTGTTCATGCTCGAGTCGCTGCTTTCGGGGACTGACTACGAGGTGATCGGGGCGGTCGCACCGATGCGGTACTTCGATCCGAACGAGATCCTGCTCGAGAGCACCTACGACCTCACCGGCGCCGGCGTTCTGATCGTGATGACCGTCGCGTGCGTCGTCGCTAGCCAGCTTTGGTTCAGGCGGCGAGACATCCAGTAGCGGATTCCAGTTTTCATCGCCCGGGACGGCACGTCCCGGTACGCGAGCTACGGGTCGTCGCGACGGTGTTCGTCGTCGAGTTCTCCGAGTCGATCGAGTTCGCGCTCCGCCTCCGGAGAGCGTCGGTGCTGGGGCGACGTGATCGCCTCGCCGGAGCCTTCGATACGCTCCTCGGCGTCTTCGACGGCGATCCACTCGCGGAGTCGGGCGATAACCCCTCGAACCATACTGACACTTCGTGTGGGGGCGATGAAAAGTATCAGGTTCGTACGAGTGCTCGCCCATGCCGACCCCCGTACCGATCAGACCACGTCGCCGCGCACCGTCACGCCCTCTTGCTCCTCGCGCCAGGCGTGCAGTTCCCCGGCCGCGTCCGCGGCAGCTTCTGCGTCCATCCCGAGCATCTCGAGTGCGCTCGAGAGCGCCGGGAGCGCCAGTTCGCTCTCGCGAAGCTTTCGGAACGCCTCGTCGCTGCGGGTTCCCTCGGCCCAGAGACAGACCCCGCGGGGGTCGAGCAACTGGGTGTAATCCTCGCGCATCGTCGCGCCGCGCAGGCGCTGGGTGACGTTATCCTCGAAGGGGGCGTTGCAAACCTCGAGATGGATCGGCTCCTCCTGACCGGAATCGCCCAGCAGGTGGGCGGCGAGACACTTCTCGGGGGCGGCATGTCCGTTCGCGTTTGCCCGGAGGTACTCCGGGTGGTCGGCGGCCCAGTCGGCCCGGACGGACTTGCCGACGCCGTCGACGCCGAACGTTGCGTCCGGATCGCCGCCGTTGGCGCTGTCGTCACGCATCAGAATGTCCTTCGTCAGGTAGATGTCGAGCCGTTCGACGGGATCGAGCCCGAGCGCGACGTCGCCGAAGGCCCAGACCTCTCGCACCGGAACGGGCATTCGTTCCTCCTCGACGGTGTCGACGAGTCGCTC
Above is a window of Natronorubrum tibetense GA33 DNA encoding:
- a CDS encoding carbon starvation CstA family protein, with protein sequence MAGVIWIVALVLTTFTVAYIGYGRYLSQFVGLDDSRETPAHKYQDGQEYVPAKKPVLLGHHYSSIAGGAPVVGPITAALVWGWIPAVLWVAIGNPLMGAVHDFISLSSSLRHEGKSIGYIIGEYVGERGKNMLLWFAFLLTILVVAVFALVIGVVLNAYPSAATASLLYITLAFIFGIWLYQMGLPFSVGTVVFVAGVFASVWVGIQYPLAIVPGEYPEGTIVLLESALFFPELLDSANIGAWVLIILVYGAAASVLPVWMLLQPRDYLSSFLLYTGVGGSLLAVIVGTFITGMGSDAVHPDTGNQLSFDIATGAWYGFTGQGGPLAEMLPLMPLFPLLFLTIACGTISGFHSLVSSGTTSKQLNKETDAKLIGYGGMLAEGLLAAVALCAVTIVAIPAADGGIGLALPNFATGGGAILTALGIPFEYAAPFMALVLASFLLTSMDTAVRLGRYMLEEIVGTPETPVEEYASNRYINTTFIAIAAFLLLGSGRWEDLWTLFGGANQLLASLALLSGTVWLANWSKSKQLISTGGPMVLMGFITVIGLSWVGIYQILAGRLLGITAEAETGLVGQLSAVAQIIIIAILLYLALSLFKIGYDNMQTARETGDGVAADVSTDDD
- a CDS encoding redox-regulated ATPase YchF, which encodes MSTSYRIGLVGKPSVGKSSFFNAATMNDVPEGAYPFTTIDPSVGEAYVRVDCAAPEFDEECTPNVGYCDHGTRFVPTKLVDVAGLIPGAHEGNGLGNQFLSDLNETDVLVHVVDFSGETDLEGEPTEGHDPRKDIAFLEEELDQWYLGVLEKGIDRYASGYTTEDDAIEEELAVQMSAFKTNEDEIKRLIRRTDVGFDPEGWEDADKLELAREIRKETKPMVIAANKMDTPEAQDNYEEITNDPEYEHLTIVPCSAHAEKALKSADQAGVVDYRPGDEDFEIVGDISDEQEQGLEQIRDFLSEYGASGVQAAIETALFDVLEVTPVFPGGANGLGNERGEVLPDCYLIPPNSTAEDFAYSLHSDIGDGFLHAIDCRSNRQLGKDYEVESRDVIEVITTN
- a CDS encoding cold-shock protein translates to MANGKVDFFNDTGGYGFIETDDADDDVFFHMEDVGGPDLEEGTEIEFDIEQAPKGPRATNVERL
- a CDS encoding deoxyribonuclease IV, translated to MKVGAHVSISGSRVSSDDETPPYDDMRNAIHRQLAFGGNCGQVFTTSPQVWAQPELSDEAAEGFREETDEQLEGPWVIHSSYLVNLCTPKDDLRRKSKESMQAELDAAERLDIPYVNVHLGAHTGAGVEGGLDNAASLIDELEVPDGVEILIESDAGSGTKLGGEFAHLAGIIERTETEIGICIDTAHTLVAGNDLTTPEAVDETVGRFDDEVGLEYLKYIHLNDSKHDVGTHKDEHAHVGEGYIGEDGMKAIVNHPDLRELPFALETPTEDGRGFAWNIEKVKELRDSE
- a CDS encoding class I SAM-dependent methyltransferase; protein product: MREFSESYLERTREGMWDDSREALEPLALETRSRILDVGCGTGELSRVLREEAADDATVVGCDVDLDLLAAAADRDSAGNSIPLVAGDALRLPFPDDTFDLVVCQALLINLPDPSAALCEFARVSTDLVAAVEPDNAAVEIDSSVEREGRLERRARRAYLAGVSTDVALGADAREAFERAGLEVCETQRYDHVRTVAPPYSEGALLAARRKATGAGLADDRETMLSGALSESGYDDLRSAWREMGRDVIEQMESREYRREEAVPFFVVVGRV
- a CDS encoding ABC transporter ATP-binding protein, with the protein product MAAIELEGLTKDYGEVLANDDVTFSVERGEIFGYLGPNGAGKTTTIRTLLGLLSPTDGSARLLGHDIADEGELIEAKRRLGYLPDSPAFDETATGREVLELHASIKGDERSDELLELFDPPLDRLVRDYSRGNVRKLGLVTTFMHEPELVILDEPTGGLDPLMQHRFAEFLRDERERGVTVFFSSHILGEVRRLCDRVGIIRNGRLVTVEPVESLLDRSGKVVRLRAADPIPRDTLEIDGVHDLEATLDRGADSSRESARDDSKSTFTECTFTFTGDVNALLERLREYPLLDLSIEEAPLEDVFMRFYGGEVDGEESTAAGRQGTPTEVTDDV
- a CDS encoding ABC transporter permease subunit — protein: MFELTRYDGRHRLKGSVYLSIAMSLLAVVVIWIYPSFSGSFENVDEEFLQAYPDQIIQMFNIQTMASLEGFLAFELYVFGWIILLGLYLAYLAAGAIAGDVECGRMDILLSMPISRARTVGEKFASLAVPIVVVNLITPFVVYVAAVLVGEPLSAADLAAVHLLSIPYLFACAGIGLIASVAVDRTSIAQRIALGVTFGLFMLESLLSGTDYEVIGAVAPMRYFDPNEILLESTYDLTGAGVLIVMTVACVVASQLWFRRRDIQ
- a CDS encoding DUF7095 family protein — its product is MSGFARSHAVDRLERLVDTVEEERMPVPVREVWAFGDVALGLDPVERLDIYLTKDILMRDDSANGGDPDATFGVDGVGKSVRADWAADHPEYLRANANGHAAPEKCLAAHLLGDSGQEEPIHLEVCNAPFEDNVTQRLRGATMREDYTQLLDPRGVCLWAEGTRSDEAFRKLRESELALPALSSALEMLGMDAEAAADAAGELHAWREEQEGVTVRGDVV